Proteins co-encoded in one Parcubacteria group bacterium genomic window:
- the rpmJ gene encoding 50S ribosomal protein L36, whose protein sequence is MKVRASVKKICRDCKVVRRKGRLVVICKNPKHKQRQG, encoded by the coding sequence ATGAAAGTTCGCGCTTCGGTAAAAAAGATCTGCAGAGACTGCAAGGTGGTGCGCCGCAAGGGGCGCCTGGTCGTGATTTGCAAGAACCCGAAGCATAAGCAGCGGCAGGGTTAA
- the rpsD gene encoding 30S ribosomal protein S4, whose product MARDLSPKYKRSRREGVDLHPDLDKAGTAKSPLSRKSYFPGMHGPRGLRAKVSNYGIQLREKQKAKRMYGILERQFRNYYQKAIRAQGDTGDVMLGMLESRLDNVVYRLGFAKTRPAARQMVNHGHIRVNGKKASTPSMLVPVGAAITVIDRVAKNPRFSEAVKAINRTPASWLSRTAEAEAAVVALPDVTEPRREINVRRIVEFYSR is encoded by the coding sequence ATGGCACGAGACCTATCGCCAAAATACAAGCGTTCGCGCAGAGAGGGGGTTGATTTGCACCCGGATTTGGATAAGGCCGGAACCGCCAAATCGCCGCTTTCGCGCAAGAGCTATTTTCCGGGCATGCACGGCCCGCGCGGTTTGCGCGCCAAAGTCTCCAACTACGGCATACAGCTCCGGGAAAAACAGAAAGCCAAGCGCATGTACGGCATTCTGGAGCGCCAGTTCCGCAATTACTACCAAAAAGCCATCCGCGCCCAAGGGGACACGGGCGACGTGATGCTCGGCATGCTTGAAAGCAGGCTGGATAACGTGGTGTACCGCCTGGGATTTGCAAAAACGCGGCCCGCGGCGCGGCAGATGGTGAACCACGGCCACATTCGGGTAAACGGCAAAAAGGCGAGCACCCCTTCCATGCTCGTGCCTGTGGGCGCCGCCATCACGGTTATAGACCGGGTTGCGAAGAATCCGCGTTTTTCGGAAGCAGTGAAAGCAATCAACCGCACTCCCGCTTCCTGGCTTAGCCGCACGGCCGAAGCCGAAGCCGCGGTAGTGGCTCTTCCCGACGTCACCGAGCCGCGCCGCGAGATCAACGTCCGCAGAATCGTTGAATTTTACTCCAGATAA
- a CDS encoding glycosyltransferase family 2 protein has product MDISVIIISWNVKGLLEKCLESLYAYTAGVGFEVIVVDNASSDGTVEMLESNFDVIPTEASRRRAEWRNPLQPANGTYKGSLGGEYPLGMTIKLIRNSKNLGFAAANNIAIKESSGKYVLLLNPDTEFTENSLKKVFDKMESDTSIGVLGCKLLNPDGTLQPSVRRFPRVRDIAIIFFKLYKLFPSLLNYYLAKDFDYARESEADQVMGAFMCIRRSAIEKLSPPARGGDKGGVGALDDKYFIWFEEVDFCRRAKRAGFKVVYWPGTSIIHHGGQSFGQAGTVQKQWWFFRSAWRYLTK; this is encoded by the coding sequence ATGGATATCTCGGTCATCATCATATCCTGGAACGTAAAAGGCCTTTTGGAGAAGTGCCTGGAGTCTTTATATGCATATACTGCAGGCGTTGGTTTTGAGGTGATTGTGGTTGATAATGCGTCATCCGATGGAACAGTGGAGATGCTGGAGAGTAATTTTGATGTCATTCCGACCGAAGCGAGCCGAAGGCGAGCGGAGTGGAGGAATCCCTTACAGCCTGCAAATGGAACGTACAAGGGATCCCTCGGGGGCGAATACCCCCTCGGGATGACAATCAAGCTGATTCGTAATTCAAAAAATTTAGGTTTTGCCGCGGCAAACAATATCGCCATCAAAGAATCATCCGGGAAATATGTTTTATTACTGAACCCGGACACCGAATTCACCGAGAACTCGCTCAAGAAGGTGTTTGATAAGATGGAGAGCGATACCTCCATTGGCGTTCTGGGATGCAAGCTCTTGAATCCGGACGGCACACTCCAGCCCTCGGTGCGGCGGTTTCCGCGTGTGCGCGACATCGCAATTATATTTTTCAAACTGTACAAACTGTTTCCATCTTTGTTGAATTATTATCTGGCAAAAGATTTTGACTATGCCCGTGAGTCAGAGGCGGACCAGGTCATGGGCGCGTTTATGTGCATCCGGCGCAGTGCGATAGAAAAGCTTTCCCCCCCTGCCCGAGGGGGGGACAAAGGGGGGGTGGGAGCGCTGGATGACAAGTACTTTATCTGGTTTGAGGAGGTTGATTTCTGCCGCCGCGCCAAGCGTGCGGGCTTCAAAGTAGTGTACTGGCCCGGCACGTCCATCATCCACCATGGAGGACAGTCATTCGGCCAGGCGGGAACCGTCCAAAAGCAGTGGTGGTTTTTCCGTAGCGCCTGGCGCTACTTGACGAAGTAG
- the rpoA gene encoding DNA-directed RNA polymerase subunit alpha, producing the protein MESIPLPKKIKVAPRDGSEFAGELTIEPLYPGYGPTLANALRRVLLGSLPGAAIYAFKIKGATHEFTSIEYVKEDVVDISLNLKRVNLKSFSNESVLLKLNVSGEQAVTAGDIEKSSDIEIANPDQVIMTLTDKAASVDMALWVRPGRGYDTVESRGKEEHLEVNAIAIDSIFTPVHQVGYQVDNVRVGDRTDYDKIIMQIETNGTITVSDAVKQAAGILSGHFKLVSEFDALMESGDDDSEAADEAEPEEPGSGEAGAKEEEAKE; encoded by the coding sequence ATGGAATCTATTCCACTCCCCAAAAAAATAAAGGTTGCGCCGAGAGACGGCAGCGAGTTTGCGGGCGAACTCACCATTGAGCCGCTGTATCCGGGATACGGCCCGACCCTTGCCAACGCCTTGCGGCGCGTGCTCCTCGGATCCCTGCCTGGAGCCGCGATTTACGCATTCAAGATCAAGGGCGCGACCCATGAGTTTACGAGCATTGAGTACGTAAAAGAAGACGTGGTGGACATCTCGCTGAATTTGAAGCGCGTGAACCTCAAAAGTTTTTCAAACGAGTCCGTTTTGCTCAAGCTGAACGTCTCCGGAGAGCAGGCCGTGACCGCCGGCGACATTGAGAAGTCGAGCGACATTGAGATCGCGAACCCGGACCAAGTCATCATGACGCTCACCGATAAAGCTGCGTCCGTGGATATGGCGTTGTGGGTGCGGCCCGGCCGCGGGTATGACACCGTGGAATCGCGCGGCAAAGAGGAGCACTTGGAGGTGAACGCCATTGCCATTGATTCTATCTTCACGCCCGTGCACCAGGTGGGCTACCAGGTGGACAACGTGCGCGTGGGGGACCGGACCGATTACGATAAAATCATCATGCAGATTGAAACGAACGGCACGATTACGGTTTCGGACGCGGTTAAGCAGGCCGCGGGCATCCTTTCCGGCCACTTTAAGCTGGTGAGCGAATTTGATGCGCTTATGGAATCCGGTGATGATGATTCGGAAGCCGCGGATGAAGCCGAACCAGAGGAGCCGGGATCCGGAGAAGCAGGCGCGAAAGAGGAGGAGGCCAAAGAATAA
- the rpsI gene encoding 30S ribosomal protein S9: MVTEEKTSEKNQFKGRKYIRGIGRRKSASASVQLYVRGSGKFVVNKRELSDYFPRPDLADIARASLSALGTDKAYDVNASVFGGGAHGQAEAVRLGIARALVSHNAELKPALRAAGFMTVDRRVKERKKPGKKRARRSPQWSKR; the protein is encoded by the coding sequence ATGGTTACCGAAGAAAAGACAAGCGAGAAGAACCAGTTTAAGGGCCGCAAGTACATCCGCGGCATCGGCCGCCGGAAGAGCGCCAGCGCCTCCGTACAGCTCTACGTGCGCGGCAGCGGAAAATTCGTGGTGAACAAGCGCGAGCTTTCGGATTACTTTCCGCGGCCTGACCTTGCAGACATCGCCCGGGCTTCGCTTTCCGCACTGGGCACGGACAAGGCCTACGACGTAAACGCGTCCGTGTTCGGGGGCGGAGCCCACGGCCAAGCCGAAGCGGTGCGCCTGGGCATTGCGCGCGCGCTCGTTTCGCATAACGCGGAATTAAAGCCCGCGCTGCGCGCCGCGGGATTTATGACGGTTGACCGCAGGGTCAAGGAGCGCAAGAAGCCGGGCAAGAAGCGCGCGCGCCGCAGCCCGCAGTGGTCAAAGCGGTAA
- the rplM gene encoding 50S ribosomal protein L13: MQRTTHTIDASGIPLGRIASQAARLLMGKNKASYVPYQDCGDAVVVENYAKMRITGDKMDQKLYFRPTRRPGSLRSESLRQLLNRRPEEVLKRAVYGMLPKNSLRKSMIKRLAIRGAKE, translated from the coding sequence ATGCAGCGCACCACCCACACCATAGACGCATCCGGAATTCCCTTGGGCAGGATCGCCTCCCAGGCGGCCCGGCTGCTCATGGGAAAAAACAAGGCTTCGTACGTGCCGTATCAAGACTGCGGCGATGCCGTGGTGGTTGAAAATTACGCCAAGATGAGAATCACCGGCGACAAGATGGACCAAAAGCTCTACTTTCGCCCTACCAGGCGCCCGGGGAGCTTGAGGAGCGAGAGCCTCCGCCAGCTTTTGAACCGCCGTCCCGAAGAAGTGCTCAAGCGCGCCGTGTACGGCATGCTGCCCAAGAACTCCCTGCGCAAGAGCATGATCAAGCGATTAGCCATTAGAGGGGCGAAAGAATAA
- the infA gene encoding translation initiation factor IF-1 yields MDQKNTAEPQGFNVNRKGFIEVDGQVLELLPNATFKVELENGHEILAHLSGKMRMFKIRLLPFDKVKVEMSPYDTGKGRITYRY; encoded by the coding sequence ATGGATCAAAAAAATACGGCCGAGCCCCAGGGATTTAATGTAAACCGCAAGGGATTTATTGAGGTAGACGGCCAGGTTCTGGAATTGCTTCCCAACGCGACCTTTAAGGTGGAGCTGGAGAACGGGCACGAAATCCTTGCCCATCTCTCGGGCAAGATGCGGATGTTTAAAATTCGCCTGCTCCCGTTTGACAAGGTCAAGGTGGAGATGAGCCCCTATGACACGGGCAAAGGCAGGATTACCTATCGGTATTAA
- the rpsM gene encoding 30S ribosomal protein S13: MAVRIAGVTLPDNKRIVVALSYLKGIGRRTSGKVLASANIGESKRCKDLTEEEVNRIRTVIDGNKIVLEGDLVRLVHGNIKRLKEIGTWRGLRHSRHLPVRGQRTKTNSRTVRGNVRKTATSGKKPTAQKT; the protein is encoded by the coding sequence ATGGCAGTACGCATTGCGGGAGTAACGCTCCCGGACAACAAACGGATTGTGGTCGCCCTCTCCTACCTCAAGGGCATTGGCCGCAGAACGAGCGGGAAAGTGCTTGCGAGCGCCAACATTGGCGAATCCAAGCGGTGCAAGGATTTGACCGAGGAAGAGGTGAACCGCATCCGCACCGTGATTGACGGCAACAAGATTGTGCTAGAGGGAGATTTGGTGCGGCTGGTGCATGGGAACATCAAGCGTTTGAAAGAGATCGGAACCTGGCGCGGTTTGCGCCACAGCCGGCACTTGCCCGTGCGCGGCCAGCGCACCAAGACCAACTCCCGGACCGTGCGCGGAAACGTGCGCAAGACTGCAACCAGCGGCAAGAAGCCGACAGCCCAGAAGACCTAA
- a CDS encoding flippase: MPQMHHPKQVARSGAVYTAALVFQKILSFGYFSVLARALGPELLGAYIFALSFAAFFSLVADFGIVPLAIRTFSQDPAKQKERFTALFGIRMFLAFAAILALHGVTLALGYGRELRILLAITSVIMVMDAFTAYFYAVFRARQNLFYEALGTVIFQIIIFGAGLFVVSKTSDLRALLLVIGAGSLFHVIFSAVLIKRKTTLDFRLRINVPLAREWMERAAPFFLAAGFIKAYNTIDSILIKNLVGDEAVGLYAIPAKIVFTFPFVALAITAAVYPAMSRYAVESEERLQSIFSRTLQLLFSVSLPIAVGIYLLADPIITVIWPEFSASIPALKILIWAVVFLYVEFPFGSLLNATGNERANTVNRCIQLTAFVGLNLILIPLYGFLGAVYASLFCSILIVFLGWVRSRHIVPTFTARFAVSLVKIVAASALMGQVVLYLRGEYSFLIIIPVAIILYGMLLLLLRAYTSEDWQWLKSVVSR; encoded by the coding sequence ATGCCGCAGATGCACCACCCCAAACAAGTCGCCCGTTCGGGCGCCGTGTACACCGCGGCTCTGGTGTTCCAAAAAATCCTTTCCTTTGGGTACTTCAGCGTGCTCGCGCGCGCCCTGGGGCCCGAATTGCTCGGCGCCTACATTTTCGCGCTCTCGTTTGCCGCATTTTTTTCCCTGGTGGCTGACTTCGGGATTGTGCCGCTCGCCATACGCACGTTCAGCCAGGACCCCGCAAAGCAGAAAGAGCGCTTTACCGCGCTCTTCGGCATCCGGATGTTTTTGGCGTTTGCCGCCATTTTGGCGCTCCACGGAGTAACGTTGGCCCTGGGGTACGGGCGCGAACTGCGGATCCTGCTCGCCATCACCTCGGTCATCATGGTGATGGACGCGTTCACCGCCTACTTTTACGCCGTATTCCGCGCCCGGCAGAACCTGTTCTACGAAGCGCTTGGAACGGTTATATTCCAGATCATCATTTTTGGGGCAGGGCTTTTTGTGGTTTCCAAAACATCCGACTTGCGCGCATTGCTTCTGGTGATCGGGGCAGGCAGCTTGTTCCACGTCATATTTTCCGCAGTGCTCATCAAGCGCAAAACAACATTGGATTTCCGGCTGCGCATTAACGTGCCCCTTGCGCGGGAGTGGATGGAGCGCGCGGCCCCGTTTTTTTTGGCTGCCGGGTTCATTAAGGCGTACAACACCATTGATTCAATTTTGATTAAGAACTTAGTGGGTGATGAGGCAGTCGGCCTGTACGCCATTCCCGCGAAAATCGTGTTCACGTTCCCGTTTGTGGCGCTCGCCATCACCGCGGCCGTGTACCCGGCCATGTCGCGCTATGCGGTTGAATCAGAGGAGCGCCTGCAGTCAATCTTTTCCCGGACTTTGCAGCTCCTCTTCTCGGTGAGCCTGCCCATTGCGGTGGGCATCTACCTGCTCGCGGATCCCATCATCACCGTGATTTGGCCCGAGTTTAGCGCTTCCATTCCTGCGCTCAAGATACTCATCTGGGCCGTGGTGTTCTTGTACGTTGAGTTCCCGTTCGGGTCGCTCTTGAACGCGACCGGCAACGAGCGCGCCAACACCGTAAACCGGTGCATCCAGTTAACCGCGTTCGTGGGCTTAAACCTGATCCTGATTCCGCTGTACGGATTTTTAGGGGCTGTGTACGCCTCGCTCTTCTGCAGCATCTTGATTGTGTTCTTGGGCTGGGTGCGCTCGCGCCATATCGTCCCCACATTCACGGCGCGGTTCGCAGTAAGCCTCGTTAAAATTGTTGCTGCGTCCGCTCTCATGGGGCAAGTAGTGCTCTATCTGCGGGGCGAGTACTCGTTCCTCATCATCATCCCGGTTGCGATCATCTTGTACGGCATGCTGCTCCTCCTCCTGCGCGCGTACACGTCAGAGGACTGGCAGTGGCTCAAATCCGTGGTCAGCCGCTAG
- a CDS encoding EamA family transporter: MAWQFFAILSAALWAGVNVLDKHVVSRYVKNPLVMFSLSLVFAGTTALVLLLSGTVEEVPRNLGLLGMAGGALYMIAGIFYFNAITAEEISRIAPLLHVVPLFTALLAGIFLNELFTGKTYLGIAAIVLGALLLSPKAAGRRMTPNKAFWLMALCAVLVAIGNIATKYLLDAAGYWTALFYMYAGQTIVLIPLLIRAYPDIRATAKEHGKKVFIILGCIESMDFAASFIFMFAALGGYITLVNALASTQPFFVLLYAVILSAWFPRILHEEAGRRVLVQKFAAIALMFAGVLLVA, from the coding sequence ATGGCTTGGCAGTTTTTTGCAATTCTATCCGCCGCGCTGTGGGCCGGGGTGAATGTGCTGGACAAGCACGTCGTCAGCAGGTACGTAAAAAATCCGCTGGTGATGTTTTCGCTCTCCTTGGTTTTTGCCGGAACCACGGCTCTTGTCCTGTTGCTTTCGGGGACCGTTGAAGAGGTTCCCCGGAACCTCGGGCTTTTGGGCATGGCCGGCGGCGCCCTGTATATGATTGCAGGAATTTTTTATTTTAATGCCATTACAGCAGAGGAAATATCCCGCATTGCGCCCTTGCTCCACGTGGTGCCGCTCTTTACGGCACTGCTTGCCGGTATTTTTCTCAATGAACTTTTTACCGGAAAAACATACCTCGGAATCGCGGCCATTGTGCTCGGCGCACTGCTGCTTTCCCCAAAAGCCGCGGGCAGGCGCATGACCCCGAATAAGGCTTTCTGGCTTATGGCGCTCTGCGCGGTGTTGGTTGCCATTGGCAATATTGCCACTAAATACTTGTTGGATGCGGCAGGGTACTGGACGGCTCTTTTTTATATGTACGCGGGGCAAACTATTGTCCTTATCCCCCTGCTCATCAGAGCTTACCCGGATATCCGCGCTACCGCAAAAGAACACGGGAAAAAAGTATTCATCATCCTCGGGTGCATAGAGTCCATGGATTTTGCCGCGAGCTTTATTTTTATGTTTGCGGCCTTGGGCGGGTACATCACCCTGGTGAATGCGCTCGCATCAACCCAGCCGTTTTTTGTCCTGCTCTATGCCGTGATTCTAAGCGCCTGGTTCCCGCGCATCCTGCATGAGGAGGCAGGCCGCAGGGTGCTCGTACAGAAATTCGCGGCCATTGCCCTGATGTTCGCGGGCGTGCTCCTGGTGGCCTAG
- a CDS encoding glycosyltransferase family 4 protein, producing MPNRKHPLLLTLEYPPSLPQTIPQESLGAPKYGGVATYLAGEVGASRELVRVMRAEEHFWDKWPHWLPLLWRAIPPPVSRRGLGGGRPDYLWISHILPIGYAALWWKWRFKIPYRVYVHGLDLVMARRSAWKRWWASRILREASEIIANSRATSQLLLKYGIDPSRARVSYPRVPKVDPARYRAHAAELRQKYALGARPILLSVGRLVKRKGIDVVLRSLREVWKIVPELVYVVVGDGTERRELELSSRGGHVMFTGEVSDEEKYAWLSACDCFILTPTDDPNDFEGYGIVYKEAQMFNKPVIGSRVGGVPEAVGDNGVLVEPGNIGQIAEAIITQIENGYQKTEI from the coding sequence ATGCCGAACAGAAAACATCCCTTGCTGCTCACGCTTGAGTACCCGCCGAGTTTACCCCAGACGATTCCGCAGGAATCGCTGGGGGCCCCGAAATATGGCGGGGTTGCGACCTATCTCGCCGGCGAAGTTGGCGCGTCACGCGAGTTGGTTCGGGTCATGAGGGCCGAGGAGCATTTCTGGGACAAGTGGCCGCACTGGCTGCCATTGTTGTGGCGCGCGATTCCCCCTCCTGTATCCAGGAGGGGGTTAGGGGGTGGTCGGCCTGATTATCTCTGGATTTCCCATATCCTGCCTATTGGCTATGCCGCCTTGTGGTGGAAGTGGAGATTCAAAATTCCGTATCGCGTGTACGTGCACGGCCTTGATTTGGTGATGGCGCGGCGTTCAGCCTGGAAGCGATGGTGGGCATCAAGGATTCTGCGCGAAGCTTCCGAGATTATTGCGAACAGCCGTGCAACGAGCCAATTGCTTCTAAAATACGGCATTGACCCTTCACGCGCGCGCGTTTCTTACCCGCGCGTTCCGAAGGTTGACCCCGCCCGCTACCGGGCGCATGCAGCCGAACTCCGCCAAAAGTACGCGCTCGGCGCACGGCCGATCCTGCTTTCGGTCGGCCGCCTGGTAAAGCGAAAGGGGATTGATGTTGTGTTGCGCTCATTGCGCGAGGTTTGGAAGATTGTTCCGGAGCTCGTGTACGTGGTGGTCGGCGATGGAACAGAGAGGCGGGAGCTGGAACTGTCCAGCCGGGGCGGACACGTTATGTTCACCGGCGAAGTGAGCGATGAGGAGAAGTATGCCTGGCTCTCGGCCTGCGATTGCTTTATACTCACCCCCACAGACGATCCCAATGATTTTGAGGGCTATGGCATTGTGTACAAAGAAGCGCAGATGTTTAATAAACCCGTCATAGGGTCACGCGTGGGCGGCGTGCCCGAGGCCGTGGGGGATAATGGCGTTTTGGTTGAGCCGGGTAATATCGGGCAGATTGCGGAGGCAATTATTACGCAGATAGAAAACGGTTATCAGAAAACAGAAATATGA
- the rpsK gene encoding 30S ribosomal protein S11 — protein MTEEAQNPVTPAPTPKKSGSKAKAAPKRKKKSKVSLKKGVAYVNATYNNTMVSIADGTGNVVAWASSGKAGFKGPKKSTPYAAGVVVRGLADFVKQSGLSQVDVVVKGVGMGRDAAIRALSGLGLAIQSIKDKTPVPHNGPRAKKPRRV, from the coding sequence ATGACCGAAGAAGCACAAAATCCAGTTACTCCTGCGCCGACGCCGAAGAAGTCCGGTTCCAAAGCAAAGGCCGCTCCCAAGCGCAAGAAGAAGTCCAAGGTTTCCCTCAAAAAAGGGGTTGCCTACGTGAATGCTACCTACAACAACACTATGGTTTCCATTGCGGACGGAACCGGCAACGTGGTTGCCTGGGCTTCCTCGGGCAAAGCGGGATTCAAGGGGCCAAAGAAATCTACCCCGTACGCAGCCGGAGTGGTGGTGCGCGGGCTCGCTGATTTCGTGAAACAATCCGGATTATCCCAGGTTGACGTGGTGGTGAAGGGCGTGGGCATGGGGCGGGACGCAGCAATCCGCGCGCTTTCGGGCTTGGGATTAGCCATCCAATCAATTAAAGACAAGACGCCGGTGCCGCACAACGGCCCGCGCGCCAAAAAGCCGCGCAGAGTCTAA
- a CDS encoding glycosyltransferase family 2 protein — translation MNSPIISIIIPVYNHAKELAQCLQSIKNQTFQNFEIIIVDDGSREPVSDVASIRVIRQENRGAPSARNRGFKESTGQYILFCDADVVMRPGMLSKMSKVLDENPGVSYAYSSFKFGWKKFRLWEFSADKLREMPYIHTTSLMRREHFPGFDESLKRLQDWDLWLTMLEQGHVGKWIDEALFTVKPGGTMSAWMPSFLTKLGVGRKVKQYQAAISRIKQKHSLT, via the coding sequence ATGAACTCACCCATAATTTCCATTATCATCCCCGTCTATAACCACGCCAAAGAGCTTGCGCAATGTTTGCAATCCATAAAAAATCAAACATTTCAAAATTTTGAAATTATTATCGTTGATGATGGGTCGCGGGAGCCAGTCAGCGATGTCGCGAGCATTCGCGTCATCCGGCAGGAGAACAGAGGAGCTCCATCAGCGCGCAATCGCGGGTTCAAAGAATCAACCGGCCAATACATCCTCTTCTGCGACGCGGACGTGGTCATGCGGCCGGGCATGCTGTCCAAAATGTCAAAAGTTCTTGATGAGAACCCGGGTGTGTCGTACGCATACTCATCATTCAAGTTCGGATGGAAAAAGTTCAGGCTCTGGGAGTTCAGCGCGGACAAGCTCCGCGAGATGCCCTATATCCACACCACATCACTTATGCGGCGGGAGCACTTTCCGGGATTTGACGAGTCGCTCAAGCGCTTGCAAGATTGGGATTTGTGGCTTACTATGCTGGAGCAGGGGCACGTCGGGAAGTGGATTGATGAGGCGCTGTTTACCGTCAAGCCCGGCGGCACCATGTCCGCCTGGATGCCGTCGTTTTTGACTAAACTCGGCGTTGGAAGAAAAGTAAAACAATACCAGGCAGCTATTTCTCGGATCAAACAAAAACATAGCCTGACGTGA
- a CDS encoding O-antigen ligase family protein, with the protein MTLFKYSIIFAVLAEALSFLSFASPQTGAWLFGIVAVSAIVLTIRRLEHGVMLVFGELVIGSFGRMLEISIGGFEVSIRMALWLAVMLAWGARAAQKRRIEFLHSKLFKPYLALAVILGWGIAWGALRGNELGLVFSDANNYLYFALIFPMYDVLSSSDALRRVGIVITAAMGYLAAKTVILFYIFSHELFGLQDVLYAWSRASHLAEITNVDPTAILSRIFMQSQIWLVFGVFMLLGVLFMSLRAKRSNPNNETEPNVSNKPYGDNKIASAYGLAMTIGLLVLSLAAIIASFSRSFWLAMVIAFVALIIALFVIMPKRIKTIGRFVAITAGTGVLALGLVVVAMQFPIPPSNADADLIKNRAGKFTGEAAVSSRYAQIRPLLESIKNHPVLGAGFGTSVTYQSQDPRVLKNNPDGNYTTTAFELGWLEMWLKIGLLGVGAYLYLLWRILKSGWRIASREKNYFILGALAGLVAVVLTHGVSPYLNHPLGISIVMLVTGLVDKKQDT; encoded by the coding sequence ATGACTCTATTTAAATATTCAATCATTTTTGCAGTTCTGGCTGAAGCGCTGTCGTTCCTGTCATTCGCATCCCCGCAAACAGGCGCGTGGCTGTTTGGCATTGTTGCAGTCAGCGCAATTGTTTTGACCATACGCCGGCTTGAGCATGGGGTGATGCTGGTTTTTGGTGAGCTGGTGATTGGCTCATTCGGCAGGATGCTGGAAATTTCCATTGGCGGGTTTGAGGTGTCAATCCGCATGGCGCTGTGGCTTGCAGTCATGCTGGCGTGGGGAGCGCGCGCCGCGCAGAAGCGCAGGATTGAGTTTTTACATTCAAAACTATTCAAACCCTATTTGGCGCTTGCGGTCATCCTCGGCTGGGGGATTGCATGGGGCGCACTTCGCGGCAATGAACTGGGATTGGTTTTTTCGGATGCCAACAATTATTTATATTTTGCCTTGATATTTCCGATGTATGATGTGCTCTCTTCGTCTGACGCTCTGCGGCGCGTAGGCATTGTCATAACCGCGGCCATGGGATACCTCGCGGCCAAGACCGTCATCTTGTTTTACATCTTCAGCCATGAACTGTTCGGATTGCAGGATGTGTTGTATGCATGGTCGCGAGCCAGCCATCTTGCGGAAATTACAAACGTGGATCCCACTGCCATTCTCTCGCGCATCTTTATGCAGTCCCAGATTTGGCTGGTGTTCGGAGTGTTTATGTTGCTCGGTGTTCTCTTTATGTCATTGCGAGCGAAGCGAAGCAATCCTAACAACGAGACGGAGCCTAATGTAAGCAATAAGCCTTATGGCGACAATAAGATTGCTTCGGCCTATGGCCTCGCAATGACTATTGGATTGTTGGTATTGTCTTTGGCTGCCATCATTGCAAGTTTTTCGCGCAGTTTTTGGCTGGCAATGGTTATTGCGTTTGTCGCTTTAATTATCGCGCTGTTCGTCATAATGCCCAAGCGCATCAAAACCATCGGGCGTTTTGTCGCCATCACCGCGGGCACGGGCGTATTGGCTTTAGGGCTTGTCGTGGTTGCCATGCAGTTCCCGATTCCGCCAAGCAACGCGGACGCTGACCTCATAAAAAACCGCGCCGGGAAATTCACGGGCGAAGCAGCGGTTTCGTCCCGCTATGCGCAAATCCGACCATTGCTTGAATCAATCAAGAACCATCCGGTGCTCGGCGCAGGATTCGGGACCAGCGTGACCTACCAATCCCAAGACCCGCGCGTGCTAAAAAATAATCCGGACGGAAATTACACCACTACGGCCTTTGAACTGGGCTGGTTGGAGATGTGGCTGAAGATAGGCTTGCTCGGCGTTGGCGCGTACCTCTATCTGCTCTGGCGCATCCTCAAGTCCGGCTGGCGCATCGCGAGCCGCGAGAAGAACTATTTCATCTTGGGCGCATTAGCCGGGCTTGTTGCAGTTGTGCTCACGCATGGCGTAAGCCCGTACTTGAACCATCCCTTAGGAATCAGCATCGTGATGTTGGTGACGGGGTTGGTTGATAAAAAGCAGGATACTTGA
- the rplQ gene encoding 50S ribosomal protein L17, whose protein sequence is MRHQKKANKLRSTASQRRALLRQLAASLVLYDSIETTEAKAKALRPYAEKLVTSAADDSVARRRRAVISLANKRAVKKLFEVIGPKYKGRPGGYLRIRKTTPRPGDSGLQAIISFV, encoded by the coding sequence ATGCGGCACCAGAAAAAAGCCAATAAATTGAGGAGTACCGCTTCGCAGCGGCGCGCGCTCTTGCGCCAGCTTGCGGCGAGCTTGGTGCTGTACGATTCAATTGAAACCACGGAAGCAAAGGCAAAGGCTTTGCGCCCGTACGCGGAAAAACTGGTGACGAGCGCCGCGGACGATTCGGTGGCGCGCCGCCGCAGGGCCGTCATTTCCCTGGCCAACAAGCGGGCCGTCAAAAAGCTGTTTGAGGTTATCGGCCCCAAGTATAAGGGCCGCCCGGGCGGGTACCTGCGGATCCGCAAAACCACCCCTCGGCCGGGCGACTCCGGCCTGCAGGCTATCATTTCATTCGTATAG